One segment of Sphingomonas telluris DNA contains the following:
- a CDS encoding Mrp/NBP35 family ATP-binding protein, whose protein sequence is MADPLAELDTLPDAGRIRSRRLNDGVATLIVDATGLADADRKVLEAEFHHAASGIAGVEEVRIALTASQQHRTLIAVGSGKGGVGKSTVAANLAVALAKSGKKVGLVDADVYGPSQPTLLGTDAKPTADNDRLNPVEAHGLKFLSLGQLVSPGHALAWRGPMATGALAKLVEADWGDAEVLVVDLPPGTGDVQLSLIQKSRPDGAVIVSTPQDLSLIDATRAIDLFRKMDVPVLGIIENMAGYICPHCGEGSDPFGSGGAEAAAAQIGVPFLGRLPLSAAIRSASDAGNPPALGDGPEAKAFTDLAARVIDALETVGR, encoded by the coding sequence ATGGCCGATCCTCTTGCCGAACTCGACACCCTTCCGGACGCCGGGCGTATCCGGTCGCGAAGACTGAATGACGGTGTCGCGACGCTGATCGTCGATGCCACCGGTTTGGCCGATGCAGACCGCAAGGTGCTGGAGGCAGAATTCCATCACGCCGCGTCGGGCATTGCGGGCGTCGAGGAAGTCCGCATCGCTCTGACGGCATCGCAGCAGCATCGGACCCTGATCGCCGTTGGGAGCGGGAAGGGTGGCGTGGGCAAGTCCACCGTCGCTGCCAATCTTGCCGTCGCGCTGGCGAAGAGTGGGAAGAAAGTCGGTCTCGTCGATGCCGACGTTTACGGCCCCTCGCAGCCGACCCTGCTTGGCACGGATGCCAAGCCGACCGCCGACAACGACCGTCTCAATCCCGTTGAGGCTCACGGCCTGAAATTTCTTTCGCTCGGGCAATTGGTTTCGCCCGGTCATGCGCTCGCCTGGCGCGGACCGATGGCGACGGGCGCCCTTGCCAAGCTGGTCGAGGCTGATTGGGGCGACGCCGAAGTGCTGGTCGTCGATCTTCCGCCGGGCACGGGCGACGTGCAGCTGTCGCTAATCCAGAAGTCGCGGCCGGACGGAGCAGTGATCGTCTCCACGCCGCAGGACCTGTCGCTGATCGACGCGACGCGCGCAATCGATCTGTTCCGCAAGATGGACGTGCCGGTGCTGGGGATCATCGAGAACATGGCCGGCTATATCTGCCCGCATTGCGGGGAGGGATCGGACCCCTTCGGCAGCGGCGGCGCCGAGGCCGCGGCGGCTCAGATCGGAGTGCCGTTCCTCGGACGCCTTCCGCTTTCTGCAGCAATTCGTTCAGCGTCCGATGCTGGAAATCCGCCGGCGCTCGGCGATGGGCCGGAGGCGAAAGCCTTCACCGATCTGGCTGCCAGAGTGATCGACGCACTGGAAACGGTGGGCCGCTAA
- the hflK gene encoding FtsH protease activity modulator HflK, which produces MTILSGLGPRARALFSDNKGPWGPSGNEPEGGDDHQPAGPWGDGPKRRRGGGSAPRQVGSLDDFLRKSRARFGGDLPGRPNTSIVIWIAGVLALLWILGTSFHSVAPGQQGVVTRFGRYNATLGPGIGLTFPSPIDRVKKIDVQNIRTFDLGSAEANDLMLTGDQNLLDIAYSVRWNIRTPELYLFQLSDPDETIKQVAESAMRAVVSRVSLNDAMGDKRAEIETQVAETMQRILDGYRSGIQVQGIAIKQADPPDAVNDAFKEVTAAQQDAQSYVNQARAYALQLTAKAQGEATAFDKVYEQYKLAPDVTRRRMYYETMEQVLSKVDKTIIEAPGVTPYLPLPEIKKQQQQSQQQESAR; this is translated from the coding sequence ATGACAATTCTTTCGGGGCTGGGGCCACGGGCGCGAGCCCTCTTCAGCGACAACAAGGGACCCTGGGGACCATCCGGCAACGAACCGGAGGGCGGCGACGATCATCAGCCCGCAGGGCCGTGGGGCGACGGCCCGAAGCGACGCCGCGGCGGAGGATCGGCTCCGCGCCAGGTCGGGTCCCTCGACGACTTCCTGCGCAAGAGCCGCGCGCGCTTCGGCGGAGACCTTCCCGGACGGCCGAACACATCGATCGTCATTTGGATCGCCGGCGTCCTGGCGCTGCTGTGGATCTTAGGGACCTCTTTCCATAGCGTCGCGCCGGGTCAGCAAGGCGTGGTCACCCGTTTCGGCCGGTACAACGCCACGCTCGGGCCGGGTATCGGGCTGACGTTCCCCTCCCCGATCGATCGGGTGAAGAAGATCGACGTCCAGAATATCCGGACCTTCGATCTCGGCTCGGCAGAGGCGAACGATTTGATGCTGACGGGCGACCAGAACCTGCTCGACATCGCCTATTCGGTTCGCTGGAATATCCGCACGCCGGAGCTTTATCTGTTCCAGCTTTCCGATCCGGACGAGACGATCAAGCAGGTTGCGGAAAGCGCGATGCGCGCGGTCGTCAGCCGCGTCAGCCTGAACGACGCGATGGGCGACAAGCGCGCCGAGATCGAGACGCAGGTTGCCGAGACCATGCAGCGAATCCTCGACGGCTACCGTTCGGGCATCCAAGTGCAGGGCATCGCCATCAAGCAGGCCGATCCGCCTGACGCGGTCAACGACGCCTTCAAGGAAGTCACCGCCGCGCAGCAGGACGCGCAGTCCTACGTCAACCAGGCACGCGCCTATGCGCTTCAGCTGACAGCCAAGGCGCAGGGCGAGGCGACCGCGTTCGACAAGGTCTACGAACAGTACAAGCTGGCGCCAGACGTGACCCGCCGTCGCATGTACTACGAAACGATGGAGCAGGTTCTGTCGAAGGTCGACAAGACGATCATCGAGGCGCCCGGCGTCACACCTTATCTGCCGCTGCCGGAGATCAAGAAGCAGCAACAGCAGTCGCAGCAGCAGGAGTCGGCGCGATGA
- the hflC gene encoding protease modulator HflC: MTDFFRRHSILSIVIALIALFVVISSFPIVPETKQAVVVRFGKPVRILNRYEPGRPIGGAGAGISWRIPFAEDVVWIDKRVQDVDMQRQQVLSTDQRRLEVDAFARYRIVDPLLMYVRARNEEQLREQLRPILGSEVRNELGRIEFAQLLTPERQGIMDSVKQSLNLIARQYGAQIIDVRIKKTDLPDGTPLQSAYDRMRTARLQEARSIRAQGAKQAQIIRAVADAEAARTYAASFGKDVDFYDFYRAMQSYQTTFVGDGQEKAAPTTIVLSPDNAYLKEFAGKGR; this comes from the coding sequence ATGACCGATTTCTTCCGCCGCCACTCGATCCTCTCGATCGTGATCGCGCTGATCGCGCTGTTCGTGGTCATCAGCAGCTTCCCGATCGTTCCGGAGACCAAGCAGGCGGTCGTCGTCCGCTTCGGCAAGCCGGTTCGCATCCTCAATCGCTACGAGCCCGGCCGTCCCATCGGCGGCGCTGGCGCCGGCATCAGCTGGCGCATCCCCTTCGCCGAGGACGTCGTGTGGATCGACAAGCGCGTGCAGGACGTAGACATGCAGCGCCAGCAGGTGCTCTCGACCGACCAGCGCCGGCTCGAGGTCGACGCATTCGCACGCTACCGCATCGTGGATCCGCTGCTGATGTACGTCCGCGCCCGCAACGAGGAGCAGCTTCGCGAGCAGCTTCGTCCCATCCTCGGTTCCGAAGTCCGCAACGAGCTCGGCCGCATCGAGTTCGCGCAGCTCCTGACGCCGGAGCGGCAGGGCATCATGGACAGCGTGAAGCAGTCGCTGAACCTGATCGCCCGGCAATATGGCGCTCAGATCATCGACGTCCGGATCAAGAAGACCGATCTGCCAGACGGGACGCCGCTTCAGTCGGCTTACGACCGAATGCGGACGGCTCGTCTGCAAGAGGCCCGCTCGATCCGCGCGCAAGGTGCGAAGCAGGCGCAGATCATCCGCGCCGTGGCGGATGCAGAGGCGGCTCGCACCTATGCGGCCAGCTTTGGCAAGGACGTGGACTTCTACGATTTCTACCGCGCCATGCAGAGCTATCAGACCACTTTCGTGGGCGACGGACAGGAAAAAGCTGCTCCGACGACCATCGTTTTGTCGCCTGACAATGCCTATTTGAAGGAATTCGCTGGGAAAGGGCGCTGA
- a CDS encoding Do family serine endopeptidase has protein sequence MRSKESGTVRYAYGVATALLLGGTAFSWATGEAGAQVAQNAPAAMAPGGAPMSFADLAAKLQPAVVNISTKQRVPVRTQADPLEEFFKRFGMPDQGGGDQGGSGQGGQGGGPRTRETGSLGSGFIISPDGYIVTNNHLIQSATGNGTVDQVTVTMTNRKEYPARIIGRDTASDLALLKIEGQNLPYVNWGDSTHARVGDWVLAIGNPYGLGGSVTAGIISALHRGITGAGAYDRYIQTDAAINMGNSGGPMFDLSGNVIGINSALISPTGASVGIGLAIPAEAAKPVIDSLRRGQRPQRGYLGVGLQPLDENIAESLGLPKDRGEIVRSVQPNEPAARAGLQQGDVIVRVNGRDVNPDQTVSFLIANTPVGSKVPLEIIRGGKRQSLNVTVGQRPTEEELAKQLGGGDTDQGTDQDNSPATPGSSVLGLSLQSLNPQISRALNLPAGARGVVIASVDSNSDAGEKGLQRGDLIVSVNQQLVTTPAQVQAAVDAARRAGRTNVLLLVKRGTAPEAFIGIEIGSGQK, from the coding sequence ATGAGATCGAAGGAGTCCGGGACGGTGCGCTACGCCTATGGAGTTGCAACGGCGCTGCTATTGGGCGGAACCGCCTTTTCGTGGGCAACCGGCGAGGCGGGAGCGCAGGTTGCTCAGAACGCGCCTGCTGCAATGGCTCCTGGCGGAGCGCCCATGTCCTTCGCGGATCTCGCGGCCAAGCTACAGCCCGCGGTCGTCAACATCTCGACGAAGCAGCGCGTGCCGGTGCGCACGCAGGCCGACCCGCTCGAGGAATTCTTCAAGCGCTTCGGCATGCCCGACCAGGGCGGCGGCGACCAAGGCGGTAGTGGCCAAGGTGGTCAGGGCGGCGGCCCGCGCACCCGCGAGACCGGCTCGCTCGGTTCCGGCTTCATCATTTCGCCGGACGGCTACATCGTCACCAACAACCACCTGATCCAGAGCGCGACCGGCAACGGCACCGTCGACCAGGTCACGGTGACAATGACGAACCGCAAGGAATATCCGGCGCGGATCATCGGCCGCGACACCGCGTCCGACCTCGCGCTCCTCAAGATCGAAGGGCAGAACCTGCCCTACGTGAACTGGGGTGACAGCACCCACGCCCGCGTGGGTGACTGGGTTCTCGCGATCGGCAACCCGTACGGTCTCGGTGGCTCGGTCACGGCCGGCATCATCTCGGCCCTGCACCGCGGCATCACCGGTGCTGGCGCCTACGATCGCTACATCCAGACCGATGCGGCCATCAACATGGGCAACTCCGGCGGACCCATGTTCGACCTCAGTGGCAACGTCATCGGCATCAACTCGGCGCTGATCTCCCCGACGGGTGCATCGGTGGGCATCGGTCTCGCCATCCCGGCGGAAGCGGCCAAGCCCGTGATCGATTCACTGCGTCGTGGTCAGCGTCCGCAGCGCGGTTACCTCGGTGTCGGCCTCCAGCCGCTCGACGAGAATATCGCCGAGAGCCTCGGTCTTCCGAAGGATCGCGGCGAGATCGTCCGTTCGGTCCAGCCGAACGAGCCGGCAGCGCGTGCGGGCCTGCAGCAGGGCGACGTGATCGTCCGCGTTAACGGCCGTGACGTAAACCCCGACCAGACGGTCTCCTTCCTGATCGCCAACACGCCGGTCGGATCGAAGGTGCCGCTTGAAATCATCCGCGGCGGCAAGCGCCAGTCGCTCAACGTGACCGTCGGCCAGCGCCCAACCGAGGAAGAGCTCGCCAAGCAGCTCGGCGGAGGCGACACCGACCAGGGCACGGACCAGGACAACAGTCCGGCAACTCCGGGAAGCTCGGTCCTCGGACTCTCGCTCCAGTCGCTCAACCCCCAGATCTCACGTGCACTGAACCTGCCGGCCGGCGCCCGCGGCGTGGTGATCGCCTCGGTCGATTCGAACAGCGACGCGGGCGAAAAGGGCCTGCAGCGCGGTGATCTCATCGTCTCGGTAAACCAGCAGCTGGTGACTACCCCCGCGCAGGTCCAGGCCGCAGTCGATGCCGCTCGCCGGGCTGGCCGGACGAACGTCCTCCTGCTGGTCAAGCGCGGCACCGCGCCCGAGGCCTTCATCGGCATCGAAATCGGCAGCGGTCAGAAGTAG
- a CDS encoding helicase HerA-like domain-containing protein: MADGSTSSVFIGSASGGANPQSLELSRANRHGLIAGATGTGKTVTLQGIVEGLSAAGVPCFVADVKGDLSGLAMAGSPTSKIHPIFAQRATDVGMTGWTYHDTPVQFWDLFGEQGHPIRTTVSEMGPLLLSRLMNLNDVQEGVLNIAFNVADKEGLLLLDLDDLQSMLVHCGEQADQLTLQYGNVSKQSIGSIQRSLLQLRSQGGDHFFGEPALDLHDFIGFDDQGRGYVNVLAADRLMASPRLYATFLLWLLSELFEELPEIGDPDKPVLCFFFDEAHLLFNDAPPGLLEKVEQVVRLIRSKGIGVYFITQNPIDIPDKVAAQLNNRIQHKLNAFTPRDQQAVKAAADTFRVNPEIDVATAITELKIGEALVSFLQPDGSPSPVQRVLIKPPSTRVGPLTPEERNVIVTTDAVGTKYDTLLDRDSAEEILKAKGDEAAAAAASAKAQNDADKAAAEKARQDAIVAKETARAQAAQARLEAQQQREAERQRVAAEREAARQAREAAKPTMADKMMQSAGRSIASSVGRQIGNQLLRGIFGGLLRGR; this comes from the coding sequence ATGGCCGACGGGTCGACGAGCAGCGTCTTCATTGGAAGTGCTTCGGGCGGAGCCAATCCGCAGAGCCTCGAGCTTAGCCGGGCCAATCGTCACGGACTGATCGCCGGAGCGACCGGCACCGGAAAGACCGTGACCCTGCAGGGCATCGTCGAAGGCCTTTCAGCTGCCGGCGTCCCCTGCTTCGTCGCGGACGTGAAGGGCGACCTTTCCGGTCTCGCGATGGCCGGCTCGCCTACTTCAAAAATCCACCCGATCTTCGCGCAGCGCGCGACGGATGTCGGCATGACCGGCTGGACCTACCATGACACTCCGGTCCAGTTCTGGGACCTGTTCGGTGAGCAGGGCCACCCGATCCGCACTACCGTCAGCGAGATGGGTCCGCTGCTGCTCAGCCGATTGATGAACCTCAACGACGTTCAGGAAGGCGTGCTCAACATCGCTTTCAACGTCGCGGACAAGGAGGGTCTGCTCCTCCTCGATCTCGACGATTTGCAATCGATGCTGGTCCATTGCGGCGAGCAGGCGGACCAGCTGACCCTGCAGTACGGCAACGTGTCCAAGCAATCGATCGGATCGATCCAGCGCTCGCTGCTTCAGCTGAGAAGCCAAGGCGGCGATCATTTCTTTGGTGAGCCGGCGCTGGACCTGCACGACTTCATCGGCTTCGACGATCAGGGCCGGGGCTATGTCAATGTGCTTGCGGCGGATCGCCTGATGGCGAGCCCGCGGCTCTACGCGACCTTCCTGCTCTGGCTGCTGAGCGAACTGTTCGAAGAGCTTCCGGAAATCGGCGATCCGGACAAGCCGGTACTGTGCTTCTTCTTCGACGAGGCCCACCTGCTGTTCAACGATGCGCCTCCGGGGCTGCTCGAAAAGGTCGAGCAGGTCGTCCGCCTGATCCGTTCGAAGGGCATCGGCGTCTATTTCATCACGCAGAACCCGATCGACATTCCGGACAAGGTCGCCGCGCAGCTCAACAACCGCATCCAGCACAAGCTTAACGCCTTCACGCCGCGTGATCAGCAGGCCGTGAAGGCGGCCGCCGACACGTTCCGCGTCAATCCGGAAATCGACGTCGCAACCGCAATCACCGAACTGAAGATCGGCGAGGCCCTGGTTTCGTTCCTGCAGCCGGACGGTTCGCCCTCCCCCGTTCAGCGCGTGCTGATCAAGCCGCCCTCGACGCGCGTCGGTCCGCTGACACCCGAAGAACGCAACGTCATCGTCACCACCGACGCGGTCGGCACCAAGTACGATACGTTGCTCGACCGCGATTCCGCCGAGGAAATCCTCAAGGCCAAGGGCGATGAAGCGGCTGCGGCTGCGGCGTCGGCCAAGGCGCAGAACGACGCAGACAAGGCCGCTGCAGAGAAGGCCCGGCAAGACGCCATCGTCGCGAAGGAGACCGCCCGCGCCCAGGCAGCACAAGCCCGCCTCGAGGCTCAGCAGCAGCGCGAAGCCGAGCGCCAGCGGGTGGCTGCGGAGCGTGAAGCTGCTCGCCAGGCCCGCGAGGCCGCCAAGCCCACGATGGCCGACAAGATGATGCAGTCGGCAGGACGTTCGATCGCCAGCTCCGTCGGCCGCCAGATCGGCAACCAGCTGCTCCGCGGGATTTTCGGAGGCCTGTTGCGTGGACGCTAG
- a CDS encoding nuclear transport factor 2 family protein yields the protein MDASCELIQSLENEWRDALLSRDIDGLRSLIHPRFVLIGTRASGPFIINREEWLAAVQQREIVTIDLEIRESFVSDEVMVGTVWARWKVKYFGGEIEDCVLLTDVWVKEEDRWQVVRRHSSPAPPGCKF from the coding sequence GTGGACGCTAGTTGCGAGCTGATTCAGTCGCTCGAGAATGAGTGGCGGGACGCGCTCCTTTCGCGCGACATCGACGGCCTGCGTTCGCTGATCCATCCCCGCTTCGTCCTCATCGGAACGCGGGCGAGCGGCCCTTTCATCATCAATCGCGAGGAATGGCTTGCCGCCGTTCAGCAGCGCGAGATCGTGACGATCGACCTGGAGATCCGGGAATCGTTCGTCAGCGACGAGGTCATGGTCGGGACGGTCTGGGCACGCTGGAAAGTGAAGTATTTCGGCGGCGAGATCGAAGATTGCGTCCTCCTAACGGACGTCTGGGTCAAGGAAGAAGACCGGTGGCAGGTCGTGCGAAGGCATTCGAGCCCAGCGCCGCCGGGATGTAAGTTTTAA
- a CDS encoding OPT family oligopeptide transporter produces MATVTQQDGVKAVRELTLRGIILGALITVVFTAANVYLGLKIGITFATSIPAAVISMAVLKAFRDATIQENNIVQTIASAAGTLSAIIFVLPGLIMVGWWTGFPYWLSVAVIGIGGILGVMYSVPLRRALVTGTDLPFPEGVAAAEVLKVGSGVGGAEENRRGLILIGGSTVVAAAYFLVAKTRMLTDTVGRTFKVGTGGSAISGSLSMALIGVGHLVGVAVGAAMIVGMLITWVFIVPHWTQDAGFVAQVAAPDLETLVGAAFRQKARMVGAGTIGVAAIWTLLRIMGPIIRGIRAAIAANRERKAGRAADLPLTERDIPIGIVAATILLSMIPIGLLLFAFGNTAPIAAEPGVTITLSIIYTLIAGVVIAAVCGYMAGLIGASNSPISGVGILSVLGISLILAALFHGAGVDETKALVAFALFVTAIIFGVATISNNNLQDLKTGQLVDATPWRQQVALVLGVVFGALVIPPILDLMNTAFTFQGAPGAKPTALPAPQAAIISTIAQGVLGGSLDWGLIREGALIGVVAVIVDEVLKRFSGRRLHLPPLAIGMGIYLPLEADLLIPFGAALGWFYNRWAMQSKSPAFAERMGVLMATGLIVGESLMGVVYAFAVAGAERAGSEDSANVFALVPAYPAVMVVSLAVFTAAILALYFWTKNRASNAPAPDDDALVPSEATYR; encoded by the coding sequence GTGGCGACTGTAACTCAACAGGACGGCGTGAAGGCCGTTCGCGAACTGACTCTGCGCGGCATTATCCTGGGCGCGCTCATCACCGTCGTGTTCACCGCGGCCAACGTCTACCTCGGCCTGAAGATCGGCATCACCTTCGCGACCTCGATCCCGGCCGCCGTCATTTCTATGGCCGTGCTCAAGGCCTTCCGCGATGCGACGATTCAGGAAAACAACATCGTCCAGACGATCGCATCGGCGGCGGGAACACTGTCGGCGATCATTTTCGTCCTGCCCGGCCTGATCATGGTCGGATGGTGGACCGGCTTTCCCTATTGGCTGTCGGTAGCCGTGATCGGCATCGGCGGCATCCTGGGCGTCATGTATTCCGTGCCGCTGCGGCGCGCGCTCGTGACCGGCACGGACCTGCCGTTCCCCGAAGGCGTCGCGGCGGCTGAAGTGCTGAAAGTCGGCAGCGGCGTCGGCGGAGCCGAGGAGAACCGCCGCGGCCTCATCCTCATCGGCGGTTCGACCGTCGTTGCGGCGGCCTATTTCCTGGTCGCGAAGACCCGCATGCTGACCGACACCGTCGGGCGGACCTTTAAGGTCGGAACCGGGGGTTCGGCGATTTCCGGCAGCCTGTCGATGGCCCTCATCGGCGTAGGCCATCTCGTCGGCGTCGCGGTCGGTGCGGCGATGATTGTCGGCATGCTGATCACCTGGGTCTTCATCGTGCCTCATTGGACGCAGGACGCCGGCTTCGTGGCGCAAGTCGCCGCCCCCGATCTCGAAACATTGGTCGGTGCAGCGTTCCGTCAGAAGGCCCGCATGGTTGGCGCCGGCACCATCGGCGTCGCCGCCATCTGGACCCTGCTGCGCATCATGGGCCCGATCATCCGAGGCATCCGGGCGGCGATCGCGGCCAACCGCGAGCGCAAGGCCGGCCGCGCAGCCGACTTGCCGCTCACCGAGCGCGACATCCCGATCGGCATCGTCGCGGCGACCATCCTGCTCTCGATGATCCCGATCGGCCTGCTGCTCTTCGCGTTCGGCAACACCGCGCCGATCGCCGCTGAACCCGGCGTCACGATCACACTGAGCATCATCTACACGCTGATCGCCGGCGTCGTCATCGCGGCGGTCTGCGGTTACATGGCCGGGCTCATCGGCGCATCGAACAGCCCGATCTCCGGCGTAGGTATCCTGTCGGTCTTGGGCATTTCGCTGATCCTTGCCGCGCTCTTCCATGGTGCCGGCGTCGATGAGACCAAGGCGCTCGTGGCCTTCGCCTTGTTCGTCACAGCCATCATCTTCGGCGTTGCGACCATCTCGAACAACAATCTGCAGGATCTGAAGACCGGCCAGCTGGTCGACGCCACGCCCTGGCGGCAGCAGGTCGCGCTGGTGCTCGGCGTCGTCTTCGGCGCGCTGGTCATCCCGCCGATCCTCGACCTCATGAACACGGCTTTCACGTTCCAGGGTGCCCCCGGCGCGAAGCCCACGGCCCTCCCCGCTCCCCAGGCGGCGATCATCTCGACGATCGCGCAGGGCGTGCTCGGCGGGAGCCTCGACTGGGGCCTGATCCGCGAAGGCGCGCTCATCGGCGTGGTCGCGGTCATTGTCGACGAGGTTCTCAAGCGCTTCTCGGGCAGGCGGCTGCACCTGCCGCCGCTTGCGATCGGCATGGGCATCTATCTGCCCCTGGAGGCGGACCTGCTGATCCCGTTCGGCGCCGCACTTGGCTGGTTCTACAATCGCTGGGCGATGCAGTCGAAGAGCCCCGCCTTCGCTGAGCGGATGGGCGTGCTGATGGCGACCGGACTGATCGTCGGCGAAAGCCTGATGGGCGTCGTCTATGCCTTTGCCGTTGCCGGCGCCGAAAGGGCCGGGTCGGAGGACAGCGCCAACGTGTTCGCGCTGGTACCAGCCTATCCGGCGGTCATGGTCGTCAGCCTCGCAGTGTTTACCGCAGCGATCCTGGCGCTCTACTTCTGGACGAAGAACCGGGCGTCGAACGCTCCGGCTCCGGACGATGATGCCCTCGTTCCGTCGGAAGCCACCTACCGGTAG